One region of Agrobacterium tumefaciens genomic DNA includes:
- a CDS encoding bifunctional diguanylate cyclase/phosphodiesterase, whose protein sequence is MAHSVESRFIAIVSGALLTVVAPLFTLLLTLSYHEAIRSQRNHLEILLSTNAQALARPLWDLDDDTINQITGTLVSDPVIRMVEVKDTSGQLDIIQTAGSDIIQDAASTTREVTYKTTNGVVTVGQLTVYYDDIGLLTSLSRTELAFITIFILAILTTVLAAIAGNRFMVIRPLMRLAAAIEATRRVGSRHHVDWRSKDEIGRLAKSFNEMQTQLEKEELEIKHAHERKTEIYNRTPAMLFSLDRYDRIAAVSDYWVQATGYDRARILGLNFADLIHPDDRSLFLQRKAAQHSPDAAHAGITVRFHCMDGSVMDALILEKALDSGNAHQGTYLCVMTDVTELRQSEKRNRQQAISDHLTGLFNRQGFEAILDVQIRDADRNGSELACLFIDLDRFKAINDNLGHAAGDAVLREFTLKIEPLLTPLDSASRLGGDEFAILLAGDKVEERAQLFCERICTMLDTPFEIEGNSIRLSASIGMAIYPLHAASASELLQNADMAMYTRKRTGKNGSQIFDSSIMDRAREHAELERDIAQALSDNWFEAYFQPIQDLATGQTAGFEALLRLNHPEKGLLSPATIISLAEENGTIHRIGNVILDQSIANLARLSHLPGMEQSYVAVNFSPLQFEPGLPTRIAGVLHRYGILPKRLIIEITEAVIMKDDPQIRAILNAIHQLGCRIALDDFGTGYSSLSYLSRFPVDIVKIDQSFTRSICDDTVEIRQRSRMLVEGIAAISHKMNCSVIAEGVETEEQKELLTVIGADYGQGYYFARPQPIERLIAALNADNGADRAAARQA, encoded by the coding sequence ATGGCTCATTCCGTCGAAAGTCGCTTTATCGCGATTGTTTCCGGTGCACTTCTCACAGTGGTCGCCCCGCTTTTCACCCTTTTGCTGACCCTCTCCTATCACGAGGCTATCCGTAGCCAGCGCAATCACCTTGAGATCCTGCTGTCAACCAATGCGCAGGCGCTTGCCCGCCCGCTATGGGATCTCGACGACGACACCATAAATCAGATTACCGGCACCCTCGTCTCCGACCCCGTGATCCGCATGGTCGAGGTCAAGGATACCTCTGGCCAGCTGGACATCATCCAGACGGCCGGCAGCGACATCATTCAGGATGCAGCCTCCACGACCCGCGAAGTGACCTACAAAACCACAAACGGTGTCGTCACCGTCGGGCAACTGACAGTCTATTACGACGATATCGGTCTTCTGACCTCTCTCAGCCGCACCGAACTGGCGTTCATCACAATTTTCATTCTCGCCATTCTCACCACCGTTCTTGCGGCCATCGCAGGCAACCGCTTCATGGTCATCCGCCCGCTGATGCGGCTGGCGGCAGCGATAGAAGCGACACGCCGCGTCGGCTCCCGCCACCATGTCGACTGGCGCTCGAAGGACGAGATCGGCAGGTTGGCAAAAAGCTTCAACGAAATGCAGACCCAGCTTGAAAAGGAAGAGCTGGAAATCAAGCATGCCCATGAGCGGAAGACGGAAATCTACAATCGCACACCCGCCATGCTGTTCTCGCTTGACAGATACGACAGGATTGCCGCGGTCAGCGACTATTGGGTGCAGGCGACCGGTTATGATCGGGCCAGAATACTCGGCCTGAATTTCGCCGACCTCATCCACCCGGATGACCGGTCCCTTTTCCTGCAGCGCAAGGCGGCGCAACATTCGCCCGACGCCGCACATGCGGGTATAACGGTGCGTTTTCATTGCATGGATGGCAGCGTTATGGACGCCCTCATCCTTGAAAAAGCCCTTGATTCCGGCAACGCACATCAGGGCACATATCTCTGCGTCATGACTGACGTGACGGAGTTGCGCCAGTCGGAAAAGCGCAACCGCCAGCAGGCTATTTCCGACCATTTGACCGGTCTCTTCAATCGCCAGGGTTTCGAGGCCATTCTCGACGTGCAGATCCGTGACGCCGACAGGAACGGCAGCGAACTGGCATGCCTTTTCATAGACCTCGACCGGTTCAAGGCCATCAACGACAATCTCGGCCATGCGGCGGGCGATGCGGTTCTGCGGGAATTCACGCTGAAAATCGAACCACTGCTGACACCGCTGGACAGCGCGTCGCGTCTGGGCGGCGACGAATTCGCCATCCTGCTTGCTGGCGACAAGGTGGAGGAGCGCGCCCAGCTGTTCTGCGAGCGGATTTGCACCATGCTGGACACGCCCTTCGAGATCGAAGGCAACAGCATCCGTCTCAGCGCCAGCATCGGCATGGCGATCTACCCGCTGCATGCCGCAAGCGCGTCCGAACTTTTGCAGAATGCCGACATGGCCATGTATACCCGCAAGAGAACGGGCAAGAACGGCTCGCAGATCTTCGACAGCTCGATCATGGACCGCGCCCGCGAACATGCGGAACTGGAAAGGGATATTGCGCAGGCGCTTTCCGACAATTGGTTCGAGGCTTATTTCCAGCCGATTCAAGATCTTGCAACGGGCCAGACGGCGGGTTTCGAGGCACTGTTGCGTCTCAACCATCCGGAAAAGGGATTGCTTTCTCCCGCCACGATCATCAGCCTTGCGGAAGAAAACGGCACCATCCATCGCATCGGCAACGTCATCCTCGACCAGTCAATCGCCAATCTGGCCAGACTGTCGCACCTGCCCGGCATGGAGCAATCCTATGTGGCGGTGAATTTTTCGCCGCTGCAGTTCGAACCGGGATTGCCGACCCGTATCGCCGGCGTCCTTCACCGCTACGGCATTCTTCCCAAGCGGCTGATTATCGAGATAACCGAGGCGGTCATCATGAAGGACGATCCGCAAATCCGGGCGATCCTCAATGCCATTCACCAGCTGGGCTGCCGCATCGCGCTGGACGATTTCGGCACCGGTTATTCGTCGCTAAGCTATCTCAGCCGCTTTCCGGTCGACATCGTCAAGATCGATCAGTCCTTCACGCGCTCGATCTGCGACGACACGGTGGAGATAAGGCAGCGCAGCCGCATGCTGGTCGAGGGTATCGCCGCAATCTCACACAAGATGAATTGCTCCGTCATCGCCGAAGGCGTCGAGACGGAAGAGCAGAAGGAGCTTCTGACAGTGATAGGCGCGGATTACGGACAGGGCTATTATTTTGCGCGACCGCAGCCCATTGAACGGCTGATCGCCGCATTGAATGCGGATAACGGCGCAGACCGCGCCGCGGCGCGACAGGCGTAA